One Stigmatopora argus isolate UIUO_Sarg chromosome 20, RoL_Sarg_1.0, whole genome shotgun sequence genomic region harbors:
- the LOC144066228 gene encoding RPA-related protein RADX has product MSASDSVLRRTVRRATSLRNQVVCRELLHVLGVYRYTRDPSSQTHFHNSIFRGQDLYDVALSDGECRLNLALDPGLNWLVEENVLRRGAGGRNAILVPLDLPVPGESFVLTGVQVCAPPEVERGDGKDLPWITSFTAAAPIMADRKVYLPLWNNVDFFGRAWRKSPPARESVSLPRVTVRAARQGYLDGKDWALSAVRNEQMTVRVMQKSQLMYYGQANKRGPCPYRAMLEVCDHTGSVTVVLWDSACLDWYCVLKPGDIISLSNFQIKPLYQSRGQDIEIGVNTKYPQTLISILPNTAAKRVPPHAFLQSFFSSKDLKDLPHDSVCDVVGLLIFAGRPERVREGLLLMEYRWLVLVDGRSSELIRIQLFSTSQPDAHRQLVPALPVACCGLKVVRAEAGRWYLTNTPYASLHCSGVGEMDEAPVRALREWLGRKESEAFRSSPLMGGFFAYPPPPDAVEAYTRGLQGAPALLQGNEIQKEMKSLSYRERKTLCMQAMVTQVTYCPRGEEQHSLLWEDSFPPKPAPTPEHTPVPSSVTTGASGKRKSLFHSPPKRRPPATLRSPASGSAGLLFGASLELLQNGDSGEDEGPYVTCPAVLQSVPAPTLAAPCDGSFYHEGYYTMMLNALPGSQCVSAVFLPQRTQLSPPGPGHDNTWASILAHGAFSTQGPPPAPGDLVPTAQELQDKKMICVLELCGLGKDVEVILSRAFVL; this is encoded by the exons ATGTCGGCTAGCGACTCCGTCCTACGACGAACTGTGAGGCGGGCCACATCCCTACGTAACCAG GTGGTTTGCAGGGAGTTGCTCCATGTTTTGGGTGTGTACCGCTACACCAGGGACCCAAGCTCCCAGACCCATTTCCACAACAGCATCTTCCGTG GCCAAGACTTGTACGACGTGGCGCTGAGCGACGGCGAGTGCCGCCTCAACCTCGCTCTGGATCCCGGTCTCAACTGGTTGGTGGAGGAGAATGTCCTGCGGCGAGGGGCGGGCGGGCGCAACGCCATTCTGGTCCCCCTCGATTTGCCCGTGCCAGGCGAAAG CTTCGTCCTGACCGGCGTGCAGGTGTGCGCGCCCCCAGAGGTCGAGCGGGGCGATGGCAAAGATTTGCCATGGATCACCAGCTTCACGGCGGCAG CTCCCATCATGGCCGACCGGAAGGTGTACCTGCCCCTCTGGAACAACGTGGACTTTTTCGGACGCGCCTGGAGGAAATCGCCTCCGGCGAGGGAGTCCG TTAGTCTTCCCAGGGTGACGGTACGAGCCGCCCGCCAGGGATATTTGGACGGCAAAGATTGGGCCCTTTCGGCCGTCCGGAACGAGCAGATGACCGTGCGCGTGATGCAGAAGTCGCAGCTGATGTATTACGGGCAAGCCAACAAGCGTGGCCCTTGCCCCTATCGG GCCATGCTGGAAGTGTGCGACCACACCGGGAGCGTGACTGTGGTCTTGTGGGACAGCGCGTGTTTGGATTGGTACTGCGTCCTCAAGCCCGGCGACATCATCAGCCTGAGCAACTTCCAGATCAAGCCGCTGTACCAGTCCAGAGGCCAAGACATCG AGATCGGCGTGAACACCAAATACCCCCAAACCCTCATCTCCATACTCCCGAACACGGCGGCCAAACGGGTGCCCCCGCACGCCTTCCTCCAGAGCTTCTTCAGCAG CAAGGACCTCAAGGACCTCCCCCACGACAGCGTGTGCGACGTCGTGGGCCTGCTGATCTTCGCCGGACGCCCGGAGCGCGTTCGAGAAG GGCTGCTTCTGATGGAGTACCGCTGGCTGGTGTTGGTGGACGGGCGCAGCTCCGAGCTCATCCGGATCCAGCTCTTCTCCACCTCTCAGCCGGACGCCCACCGCCAGCTCGTCCCCG CGTTGCCGGTGGCATGTTGCGGCCTGAAGGTGGTCCGGGCCGAGGCGGGACGGTGGTACCTGACCAACACGCCCTACGCCTCGCTGCACTGCTCAG GGGTGGGCGAGATGGACGAGGCGCCGGTCCGGGCGCTGCGAGAGTGGCTGGGGCGGAAGGAGAGCGAGGCCTTTCGCAGCTCGCCTTTGATGGGCGGCTTTTTCGCCTACCCGCCCCCTCCCGACGCCGTGGAAGCGTACACCAGGGGCTTGCAAG GGGCGCCGGCTCTCCTCCAAGGGAATGAGATTCAGAAAGAGATGAAAAGTCTTAGTTACAGGGAGCGGAAAACCTTGTGTATGCAGGCCATGGTCACCCAGGTTACATATTGTCCCCGCGGAGAG GAACAGCATTCTCTCTTGTGGGAAGACAGCTTTCCGCCCAAGCCCGCCCCGACCCCAGAGCACACGCCCGTCCCATCCTCCGTCACCACCGG GGCCTCGGGGAAGAGGAAGTCGCTCTTCCACTCGCCGCCCAagag GCGGCCCCCGGCCACCCTCCGGTCCCCCGCCAGCGGCTCCGCAG GTCTTCTTTTCGGGGCGTCCTTGGAGTTGCTCCAAAACGGCGACTCGGGCGAGGACGAGGGGCCTTACGTGACCTGCCCCGCCGTGCTCCAATCCGTGCCGGCCCCGACGCTGGCCGCGCCCTGCGACGGAAGCTTCTACCACGAGGGCTATTACACCATGATGCTCAACG CTCTGCCGGGAAGTCAGTGCGTCTCGGCGGTCTTCCTGCCACAGCGTACCCAACTCTCCCCGCCAGGCCCCGGTCACGACAACACCTGGGCCTCCATCTTGGCTCACGGGGCGTTCTCCACGCAGGGGCCCCCGCCGGCGCCAG GCGATCTGGTGCCGACGGCCCAAGAGCTGCAGGACAAGAAGATGATCTGCGTGTTAGAATTGTGCGGCTTGGGCAAGGACGTGGAAGTTATCCTCAGCCGAGCTTTCGTACTTTAA
- the LOC144066239 gene encoding protein canopy homolog 3-like isoform X2 codes for MASLAHFCLMVTVAVAVATATATAAKNDGDDEWVHLPDNCEVCKFVSIEMKSAFDETGKTKEVIDRNYRFIDSKGAPPIKYVKSDLRFIEVLENVCQRLLEYNLHKERSGSNRFAKGMSETFSTLHGLVNKGVNVVMDIPFELWNETSAEVSDLKKRCDVLVERYEDVIEDWYRGSQEEDLTTYLCEKHVLKGKDAACLKEEWKAKKKGETAAPAPAPAHDKKKKRKGGKKKAAKTEGIQPQVSLSGTKTEL; via the exons ATGGCGTCATTGGCCCATTTTTGCCTGATGGTGACCGTGGCTGTGGCTgtggcgacggcgacggcgacggcggccAAGAACGACGGCGATGACGAGTGGGTTCATCTTCCGGACAACTGTGAAG TCTGCAAGTTTGTCAGCATCGAGATGAAGTCCGCCTTCGACGAAACGGGGAAGACCAAGGAAGTCATCGACCGCAATTATCGCTTCATTGACAGCAAGGGAGCTCCGCCCATCAAATACGTCAAGTC CGACCTGCGCTTCATTGAGGTGCTGGAGAACGTGTGCCAGAGGCTGCTGGAGTACAACTTGCACAAGGAGAGGAGCGGCAGCAATCGCTTCGCCAAA GGCATGTCCGAGACCTTCTCCACCCTTCACGGCCTGGTCAACAAGGGCGTCAACGTGGTCATGGACATCCCGTTCGAGCTGTGGAACGAGACGTCGGCGGAAGTGTCGGACCTCAAGAAacgg TGCGACGTGCTGGTGGAGCGGTACGAGGACGTGATCGAGGACTGGTACCGAGGCAGCCAGGAAGAGGACTTGACCACGTACCTGTGCGAGAAGCACGTGCTGAAAGGAAAGGACGCAG CCTGCCTGAAGGAGGAGTGGAAAGCCAAGAAGAAGGGAGAGACGGCGGCCCCGGCCCCGGCCCCGGCCcacgacaaaaaaaagaaacgcaAGGGGGGGAAGAAAAAGGCAGCAAAGACGGAGGGAATTCAGCCCCAGGTGTCTCTGTCCGGCACCAAGACGGAGCTGTGA
- the LOC144066239 gene encoding protein canopy homolog 3-like isoform X1, with the protein MASLAHFCLMVTVAVAVATATATAAKNDGDDEWVHLPDNCEVCKFVSIEMKSAFDETGKTKEVIDRNYRFIDSKGAPPIKYVKSDLRFIEVLENVCQRLLEYNLHKERSGSNRFAKVAPSLARVQARASASPSTSFQARPSPLLSAQGMSETFSTLHGLVNKGVNVVMDIPFELWNETSAEVSDLKKRCDVLVERYEDVIEDWYRGSQEEDLTTYLCEKHVLKGKDAACLKEEWKAKKKGETAAPAPAPAHDKKKKRKGGKKKAAKTEGIQPQVSLSGTKTEL; encoded by the exons ATGGCGTCATTGGCCCATTTTTGCCTGATGGTGACCGTGGCTGTGGCTgtggcgacggcgacggcgacggcggccAAGAACGACGGCGATGACGAGTGGGTTCATCTTCCGGACAACTGTGAAG TCTGCAAGTTTGTCAGCATCGAGATGAAGTCCGCCTTCGACGAAACGGGGAAGACCAAGGAAGTCATCGACCGCAATTATCGCTTCATTGACAGCAAGGGAGCTCCGCCCATCAAATACGTCAAGTC CGACCTGCGCTTCATTGAGGTGCTGGAGAACGTGTGCCAGAGGCTGCTGGAGTACAACTTGCACAAGGAGAGGAGCGGCAGCAATCGCTTCGCCAAAGtagctccctcgctcgctcgcgtcCAAGCCCGGGCGTCCGCCTCCCCGTCCACCTCCTTTCAGGCCCGGCCCTCGCCGCTTCTCTCTGCGCAGGGCATGTCCGAGACCTTCTCCACCCTTCACGGCCTGGTCAACAAGGGCGTCAACGTGGTCATGGACATCCCGTTCGAGCTGTGGAACGAGACGTCGGCGGAAGTGTCGGACCTCAAGAAacgg TGCGACGTGCTGGTGGAGCGGTACGAGGACGTGATCGAGGACTGGTACCGAGGCAGCCAGGAAGAGGACTTGACCACGTACCTGTGCGAGAAGCACGTGCTGAAAGGAAAGGACGCAG CCTGCCTGAAGGAGGAGTGGAAAGCCAAGAAGAAGGGAGAGACGGCGGCCCCGGCCCCGGCCCCGGCCcacgacaaaaaaaagaaacgcaAGGGGGGGAAGAAAAAGGCAGCAAAGACGGAGGGAATTCAGCCCCAGGTGTCTCTGTCCGGCACCAAGACGGAGCTGTGA
- the LOC144066233 gene encoding uncharacterized protein LOC144066233, whose translation MRACYLLLLWLLARGCRANRFTGTSLTFDPDKNSSQVVAVRYKLGFESCRNLSALNCTTDQCQFNAVQVRRVDENPGEWCQEEVTAYVRGETSYIDLSLSGLQWIAGLANNVSDVYSVSYTKLGKRNDTGRSNVSPRTTMLPVLRVPGNCHSYIRLPTFDPDGDTVTCDDNSQSYVPLPFLHVHKNCSINVDPHGQEGSYAVELFVDDKLCADVELTNDQGESHILYRGSYISATSVQFVLKVGANASCQPGEDLPLFVKPTPKDGEHLYAFVDQTLYIPINATTSRTNITGVLFSGPAGISKSGTGNDDFVLAYTPGPDDAGQRHALCFVVQAQASSNGSVSEFQSPMRCVIIVVDHVLFGLTAKFTLRSLDSRRDIDKVALPQLKRELVKRGLPADISLRVVEFNESLPLDYAHFPNPNLNG comes from the exons ATGCGTGCCTGCTACCTGTTGCTGCTTTGGTTGCTGGCCAGGGGCTGCCGGGCCAACCGATTCACGGGCACGTCGCTCACCTTCGACCCGGACAAAAACTCCAGCCAGGTG gtGGCCGTTCGCTACAAACTGGGCTTTGAAAGTTGCCGCAACCTCTCCGCTTTGAACTGTACGACGGACCAGTGCCAGTTCAACGCGGTGCAGGTCCGGAGGGTGGACGAGAACCCCGGGGAATGGTGTCAGGAAGAAGTGACGGCGTACGTGAGAGGAGAGACATCCTACATCGACTTGAG CTTGAGCGGCCTTCAGTGGATCGCGGGGCTGGCCAACAACGTCAGCGACGTGTATTCGGTGTCGTACACTAAGCTAGGGAAAAGGAACGACACGGGGCGGTCCAACGTGTCCCCCCGGACCACCATGCTGCCTGTTCTCAG GGTCCCCGGAAACTGCCACTCTTACATAAGACTGCCCACGTTCGACCCGGACGGCGACACGGTCACCTGTGACGACAACAGCCAATCATACGTACCCTTACCCTTCCTTCATGTCCACAAG AATTGCTCCATAAACGTGGATCCCCACGGCCAAGAGGGCTCGTACGCCGTGGAGCTGTTCGTGGATGATAAACTGTGCGCAGACGTGGAGCTGACCAACGACCAGGGGGAATCGCACATTTTGTATAGGGGCTCTTACATCAGCGCCACGTCCGTCCAGTTTGTTCTGAAGG TGGGCGCAAATGCCAGCTGCCAGCCGGGAGAAGACCTGCCCCTCTTCGTGAAGCCCACCCCGAAGGACGGGGAACACCTCTATGCCTTCGTCGACCAGACCCTGTACATTCCCATCAACGCGACTACGTCCAGAACCAA CATCACGGGGGTGCTGTTCAGCGGTCCGGCGGGAATATCAAAGTCGGGGACGGGCAACGACGACTTCGTCCTGGCCTACACGCCCGGCCCGGACGACGCGGGCCAACGTCACGCGCTCTGCTTCGTCGTCCAAGCCCAGGCCTCGTC AAACGGTTCCGTCAGTGAATTCCAATCGCCGATGCGTTGCGTCATCATAGTGGTGGATCacg TTCTTTTCGGCTTGACGGCCAAGTTCACGCTCAGGAGCTTGGATTCCAGGCGCGACATCGACAAAGTGGCCCTGCCGCAG CTGAAGAGGGAGCTGGTGAAACGGGGTCTGCCGGCCGACATCTCCCTGAGAGTGGTCGAGTTCAACGAAAGCCTGCCGCTGGACTACGCGCATtttcctaaccctaaccttaacggTTAG
- the LOC144066230 gene encoding uncharacterized protein LOC144066230 isoform X1, giving the protein MKRGWSASPPRRPGPGPGPGPGPGPGPFPAATSLFSPDVGTKTASDLLMRLSEATQKAQALPGRHAEGPGGRLEEPGPALSPDGPGASPDPPSFTRTPAGDSADDTLASELLRKLAESRLLSRPDAEVKEEEEALEIPTPTTGLRDPPGGVEADRFPGGAVADLGVERWRRQAQEEEEKEIVLTRGGPVFGDGLFSGAKMAEQCLRAALWQDMSVNLASTLLHRLSERAAKSGGAPPRRSGSSCPVLKAEDHGIITPSRPPEPAHGTVGTASEPGGSAGFLLRCHTCGFETAGRLLFRSHLTEHRQPGGPSFSLRCRLCDHSADQEAAMRAHADQHSPAGTGRWPPAPPTVATETAPESGAPEHRCRICRRWFPGQPELLVHFQGHRQGNRYRCERCGHLTRTANKLVEHVRVHTGERPFTCHLCPYSAKRRDSLRLHCKVKHAGGGACAAPAASDVHTHRSYAHGDNASKRGGRAHASPPPPLPHHPPPPPAPPPPPPPPSLRGWPSQPAGWTDLFPLVPITTLLQLKARSDPPASLGSDPPSHKNDFLGRLGLTPL; this is encoded by the exons ATGAAGCGTGGGTGGAGCGCGTCGCCCCCGCGCCGGCCGGGTCCCGGCCCCGGCCCCGGCCCCGGCCCCGGCCCCGGCCCCTTCCCGGCGGCGACCTCGCTCTTCAGCCCCGACGTGGGCACCAAGACGGCGTCCGACCTCCTCATGAGGCTGTCAG AGGCGACCCAGAAGGCCCAGGCGCTCCCCGGGAGGCACGCGGAGGGGCCGGGCGGGCGGCTGGAGGAGCCGGGTCCGGCCCTGTCCCCCGACGGGCCCGGGGCCAGTCCCGACCCGCCGTCGTTCACCCGTACTCCGGCGGGGGATTCCGCCGACGACACGCTGGCTTCGGAGCTGCTCAGGAAACTGGCAG AGAGCCGACTCTTGAGCCGGCCCGACGCCGAGGtcaaggaggaagaggaggcccTGGAGATCCCCACGCCGACGACGGGCCTCCGAGACCCGCCCGGGGGCGTGGAGGCGGATCGGTTTCCGGGCGGCGCCGTTGCCGATCTGGGCGTGgagcggtggcggcggcaggcgcaggaggaggaggagaaggagattGTTCTCACCCGAGGAGGGCCGGTCTTTGGGGACGGCTTGTTTTcgggagccaaaatggcggagCAGTGCCTGCGGGCGGCGTTGTGGCAGGACATGTCCGTCAACTTGGCGTCCACGCTGCTGCACCGACTCTCAG AGCGGGCGGCTAAATCGGGCGGGGCGCCCCCACGGCGCAGCGGCAGCAG CTGTCCGGTCCTGAAAGCGGAGGATCATGGGATCATCACCCCGTCCCGCCCTCCGGAACCCGCGCACGGTACTGTAG GGACAGCGAGCGAGCCGGGGGGCAGCGCCGGCTTCTT GCTCAGGTGTCACACGTGCGGCTTCGAGACCGCCGGACGCCTCCTGTTCCGCTCCCACCTGACGGAGCACCGGCAGCCGGGCGGCCCGTCCTTTTCGCtgcgctgccgcctgtgcgaccaCTCGGCCGATCAGGAGGCGGCCATGAGGGCCCACGCCGACCAGCACTCGCCCGCCGGCACCGGCAG GTGGCCCCCCGCCCCGCCCACGGTCGCCACGGAGACGGCTCCGGAGAGCGGCGCCCCGGAGCATCGCTGCCGCATCTGCCGGAGGTGGTTTCCCGGGCAACCGGAGCTGCTGGTTCACTTCCAGGGTCATCGCCAAGGCAACCGCTACCGCTGCGAGCGCTGCGGGCACCTGACGCGCACCGCCAACAAGCTCGTGGAGCACGTGCGCGTGCACACCGGCGAGCGGCCCTTCACCTGCCACCTCTGCCCTTACAGCGCCAAGCGGCGTGACAGCCTGCGCCTGCACTGCAAGGTCAAGCACGCCGGCGGGGGCGCCTGCGCCGCCCCCGCGGCCTCCGACGTGCACACGCACCGTTCCTACGCGCACGGAGACAATGCTAGCAAACGCGGGGGGCGGGCGCAcgcctctcctcctcctcctcttcctcatcatcctcctcctccgcctgctcctccccctccccctcctcctccttctcttcgGGGCTGGCCGAGCCAACCGGCGGGATGGACGGATTTGTTTCCTCTGGTGCCCATCACCACGCTCCTCCAGCTGAAGGCGCGCAGCGACCCGCCCGCGTCGCTTGGTTCCGACCCGCCCTCCCATAAAAATGATTTCCTCGGCCGCCTGGGCCTGACGCCTCTATGA
- the LOC144066230 gene encoding uncharacterized protein LOC144066230 isoform X2, giving the protein MKRGWSASPPRRPGPGPGPGPGPGPGPFPAATSLFSPDVGTKTASDLLMRLSEATQKAQALPGRHAEGPGGRLEEPGPALSPDGPGASPDPPSFTRTPAGDSADDTLASELLRKLAESRLLSRPDAEVKEEEEALEIPTPTTGLRDPPGGVEADRFPGGAVADLGVERWRRQAQEEEEKEIVLTRGGPVFGDGLFSGAKMAEQCLRAALWQDMSVNLASTLLHRLSERAAKSGGAPPRRSGSSCPVLKAEDHGIITPSRPPEPAHGTASEPGGSAGFLLRCHTCGFETAGRLLFRSHLTEHRQPGGPSFSLRCRLCDHSADQEAAMRAHADQHSPAGTGRWPPAPPTVATETAPESGAPEHRCRICRRWFPGQPELLVHFQGHRQGNRYRCERCGHLTRTANKLVEHVRVHTGERPFTCHLCPYSAKRRDSLRLHCKVKHAGGGACAAPAASDVHTHRSYAHGDNASKRGGRAHASPPPPLPHHPPPPPAPPPPPPPPSLRGWPSQPAGWTDLFPLVPITTLLQLKARSDPPASLGSDPPSHKNDFLGRLGLTPL; this is encoded by the exons ATGAAGCGTGGGTGGAGCGCGTCGCCCCCGCGCCGGCCGGGTCCCGGCCCCGGCCCCGGCCCCGGCCCCGGCCCCGGCCCCTTCCCGGCGGCGACCTCGCTCTTCAGCCCCGACGTGGGCACCAAGACGGCGTCCGACCTCCTCATGAGGCTGTCAG AGGCGACCCAGAAGGCCCAGGCGCTCCCCGGGAGGCACGCGGAGGGGCCGGGCGGGCGGCTGGAGGAGCCGGGTCCGGCCCTGTCCCCCGACGGGCCCGGGGCCAGTCCCGACCCGCCGTCGTTCACCCGTACTCCGGCGGGGGATTCCGCCGACGACACGCTGGCTTCGGAGCTGCTCAGGAAACTGGCAG AGAGCCGACTCTTGAGCCGGCCCGACGCCGAGGtcaaggaggaagaggaggcccTGGAGATCCCCACGCCGACGACGGGCCTCCGAGACCCGCCCGGGGGCGTGGAGGCGGATCGGTTTCCGGGCGGCGCCGTTGCCGATCTGGGCGTGgagcggtggcggcggcaggcgcaggaggaggaggagaaggagattGTTCTCACCCGAGGAGGGCCGGTCTTTGGGGACGGCTTGTTTTcgggagccaaaatggcggagCAGTGCCTGCGGGCGGCGTTGTGGCAGGACATGTCCGTCAACTTGGCGTCCACGCTGCTGCACCGACTCTCAG AGCGGGCGGCTAAATCGGGCGGGGCGCCCCCACGGCGCAGCGGCAGCAG CTGTCCGGTCCTGAAAGCGGAGGATCATGGGATCATCACCCCGTCCCGCCCTCCGGAACCCGCGCACG GGACAGCGAGCGAGCCGGGGGGCAGCGCCGGCTTCTT GCTCAGGTGTCACACGTGCGGCTTCGAGACCGCCGGACGCCTCCTGTTCCGCTCCCACCTGACGGAGCACCGGCAGCCGGGCGGCCCGTCCTTTTCGCtgcgctgccgcctgtgcgaccaCTCGGCCGATCAGGAGGCGGCCATGAGGGCCCACGCCGACCAGCACTCGCCCGCCGGCACCGGCAG GTGGCCCCCCGCCCCGCCCACGGTCGCCACGGAGACGGCTCCGGAGAGCGGCGCCCCGGAGCATCGCTGCCGCATCTGCCGGAGGTGGTTTCCCGGGCAACCGGAGCTGCTGGTTCACTTCCAGGGTCATCGCCAAGGCAACCGCTACCGCTGCGAGCGCTGCGGGCACCTGACGCGCACCGCCAACAAGCTCGTGGAGCACGTGCGCGTGCACACCGGCGAGCGGCCCTTCACCTGCCACCTCTGCCCTTACAGCGCCAAGCGGCGTGACAGCCTGCGCCTGCACTGCAAGGTCAAGCACGCCGGCGGGGGCGCCTGCGCCGCCCCCGCGGCCTCCGACGTGCACACGCACCGTTCCTACGCGCACGGAGACAATGCTAGCAAACGCGGGGGGCGGGCGCAcgcctctcctcctcctcctcttcctcatcatcctcctcctccgcctgctcctccccctccccctcctcctccttctcttcgGGGCTGGCCGAGCCAACCGGCGGGATGGACGGATTTGTTTCCTCTGGTGCCCATCACCACGCTCCTCCAGCTGAAGGCGCGCAGCGACCCGCCCGCGTCGCTTGGTTCCGACCCGCCCTCCCATAAAAATGATTTCCTCGGCCGCCTGGGCCTGACGCCTCTATGA
- the LOC144066132 gene encoding uncharacterized protein LOC144066132 — protein MDPRWLFWAAAAAISCHLAAPVGAFSRGAGPASCRTMSPAHIRVRPQDPRRSLVTVRASARSYRPGQLVTVTVRSSRDFMGFLLQARRGEESGAGAADKGTVPAGGSWPRAPPGTHALRCLSEGDTLTHSDKQPKRNLSFAWRAPDAPAGDVRFYITVVQSYFVYWSGIKSAVVRDGSPGPWTGEESTKAAFGLTGEQFPAFSAAFRHREDAGGALKPAGKRRWLNSSLDSGPASEESDGPRPPVAPLPLQTSAPPYPSSSSESRRPGKDEQRETAPAWTPTPAEGPENAVASDPAPAWQKARGALSSSRAILRSVGVFPTLLAKPEDKALGALHTKRTAPPPSLQPTAPLPLQSSVSRQKSNALAVTAKQSDATFWAFLSGGDAPSLAASSPSALCVTPASGPAGSPATSPRPGPSRGAPRGSGDETPPPGPSPGRTRAARSRPEPSANSDRRLRSDFAGGRRREPGARLPSSPRGSPGEESQTAAGRSSRELATLLGGAAGLGMALAAALRYACKRSCGKRTRVTLSERERHYGRGERATVHVQECGDLVRVRRIRENSVVLLAEYDVLAAPGD, from the exons ATGGATCCTCGCTGGCTATTttgggccgccgccgccgccatctcgTGCCACCTGGCCGCGCCCGTCGGGGCCTTCTCCCGCGGCGCCGGTCCCGCTTCCTGCCGGACCATGAGTCCGGCCCACATCCGGGTGCGACCTCAGGACCCGCGGCGGAGTCTGGTCACCGTCCGCGCGTCGGCGCGCTCCTATCGGCCCGGACAGCTCGTCACGG TCACCGTCCGGAGCTCCCGGGACTTCATGGGCTTCCTGCTGCAGGCCCGCCGCGGGGAGGAGTCCGGAGCGGGCGCGGCCGACAAGGGGACGGTCCCTGCGGGAGGCTCCTGGCCCCGGGCTCCGCCCGGGACCCACGCGCTGCGCTGCCTGTCGGAAGGTGACACGCTCACCCACTCGGACAAACAGCCCAAGCGGAACCTGTCGTTTGCCTGGAGGGCGCCCGACGCGCCGGCGGGAGACGTGCGCTTCTA CATCACGGTGGTGCAGTCCTACTTTGTCTACTGGTCGGGCATCAAGTCGGCCGTGGTGCGGGACGGGAGCCCCGGTCCTTGGACGGGAGAAGAGAGCACAAAAGCAGCTTTCGGCCTCACTGGAGAGCAATTTCCTGCCttctcag CCGCCTTCCGCCACCGAGAAGACGCGGGCGGCGCCCTGAAGCCCGCGGGAAAAAGACGCTGGCTTAATTCGAGTCTGGATTCGGGTCCGGCGAGCGAGGAGTCCGACGGGCCTCGGCCGCCCGTTGCCCCACTCCCGCTCCAAACGTCCGCGCCCCCTTATCCGTCGTCGTCCTCGGAATCCCGGCGCCCCGGGAAAGACGAGCAAAGGGAGACGGCCCCGGCGTGGACGCCGACCCCCGCGGAAGGCCCGGAGAATGCCGTGGCCTCGGACCCGGCGCCCGCGTGGCAGAAAGCCAGAGGAGCGCTAAGCTCCAGCCGGGCAATTTTGCGCTCCGTCGGCGTCTTCCCGACTCTTTTGGCAAAGCCTGAAGATAAAGCCCTTGGAGCGCTACATACCAAGCGAACCGCGCCGCCCCCTTCGCTTCAGCCCACCGCGCCACTCCCCCTTCAGTCCTCGGTATCCCGTCAGAAATCAAACGCTTTGGCCGTCACGGCAAAACAGTCCGACGCAACATTTTGGGCATTTCTCTCGGGCGGAGACGCTCCGTCATTGGCCGCTTCTTCCCCGAGTGCCCTTTGCGTAACTCCCGCCTCGGGTCCCGCCGGCTCTCCCGCGACCTCCCCTCGGCCGGGACCCTCTCGGGGGGCGCCGCGTGGATCCGGCGATGAGACGCCCCCCCCGGGGCCGTCCCCGGGCCGGACCCGCGCGGCGCGCTCCCGTCCCGAACCCTCCGCAAACTCCGACCGCCGACTCCGGTCCGACTTTGCGGGAGGGCGGAGACGAGAGCCGGGCGCCCGCCTTCCCTCGAGCCCTCGGGGAAGCCCGGGCGAGGAGAGCCAAACGGCGGCCGGGCGCAGCTCTCGGGAGCTGGCCACGCTGCTGGGGGGCGCCGCCGGCCTGGGGATGGCGCTGGCGGCGGCCCTGCGATACGCGTGCAAACGGTCCTGCGGAAAGCGCACCCGGGTGACgctgagcgagcgagagcgccaTTACGGGAGGGGCGAGCGTGCGACGGTCCACGTGCAGGAGTGCGGCGACCTGGTCCGAGTGCGGCGCATTCGGGAGAACAGCGTGGTGCTTCTCGCCGAGTACGACGTGTTGGCGGCGCCGGGAGACTGA